Proteins encoded in a region of the Labrus bergylta chromosome 9, fLabBer1.1, whole genome shotgun sequence genome:
- the LOC109986728 gene encoding interferon-induced protein with tetratricopeptide repeats 1, translating to MEDFSTEEGNKWLGHIYNLWGFIQYKLGLNEEAKSLFQKAAETLNKLRDADEGPWLVVNYGNLAWLHHHLGDLVESQAYLSKIDALMEKYPSPSQDELHPEIYAEKAWTLIYFGKDRKLVVDYYEKAARMQPDMVEWNTGYVLALVDDHEHNHNTNLDPDLLEKMRQAKEQDPENLYLAVLYLEQLANKRGPIKDEVCELVGNVSTLWCSGSGMWALLNLYIKYISVDDAIDLAEKVLKEHPDVRYLKKCVALCYRWKIIYKSRNCPDDTVDRAIALHEELLSLYPHAAFKKETDLASIYAKSSHSKAKAEQIFQTLLDNEPAEPADKQMLYNIYANHLYFNREDNHRSVQYHMKAAAIPEKSYFHNNSMRILKKIKDSKIKEFLRNLQEPRQ from the coding sequence atggaggacttcagcacagaggagggaaacaaatggctgggccacatttacaacctgtgggggttcattcagtataagctggggttaaatgaagaggctaaGAGTTTGTTCCAGAAGGCTGCAGAAACCCTCAACAAGCTAAGAGATGCAGATGAGGGTCCTTGGTTAGTTGTGAActacgggaacctggcctggctgcaccaccacctgggagatctagtagagagtcaggcttacctgtcaaagattgatgccctgatggaaaaatacccatctccatcccaggacgagctccatccagagatctacgctgaaaaggcctggaccctgatATACTTTGGAAAGGATAGGAagctggttgttgattactacgagaaagctgccaggatgcagccaGACATGGTGGAGTGGAACACCGGCTATGTCTTAGCGTTAGTTGATGATCATGAGCATAACCACAACACAAACCTAGATcctgacctcttggagaaaatgagacaagccaaggaacaggatccagagaacttgtacctCGCTGTGCTCTACCTTGAGCAACTTGCTAATAAAAGAGGACCCATTAAAGATGAAGTCTGTGAGTTGGTtggaaatgtgagcactctgtgGTGCAGTGGcagtggcatgtgggccttactaaacctttacataaaatacatatcagttgATGACGCCATTGATTTGGCAGAGaaagttctgaaagaacatccagatgtgcgTTATCTGAAGAAATGTGTTGCGCTCTGCTACAGATGGAAGATTATTTATAAAAGCAGAAATTGCCCTGATGACACGGTGGACAGAGCAATCGCTCTCCACGAGGAGttgctctctctttaccctcatGCTGCATTCAAAAAGGAAACAGATCTCGCATCTATCTATGCAAAGTCAAgtcacagcaaggccaaagctgagcagatatttcagacACTGCTCGAcaatgaacctgcagaacctgccgacaaacagatgctttacaacatatatgcaaatcatttatattttaatcGAGAAGACAACCACAGGTCGGtacagtatcacatgaaggcagcagcaataccaGAAAAATCCTACTTCCATAACAACAGCATGAGAATCCTGAAGAAGATAAAAGACAGCAAAATTAAGGAGTTTCTCAGAAACCTGCAAGAGCCAAGGCAGTAA